Proteins found in one Coffea eugenioides isolate CCC68of chromosome 5, Ceug_1.0, whole genome shotgun sequence genomic segment:
- the LOC113770360 gene encoding glucose-6-phosphate/phosphate translocator 1, chloroplastic-like codes for MMSSLKQPVVHFHGSDAFRPQSSVPSRQFSVLPPLPALNTRRSSSVVSLSKPLFVSKVESFSPLGTLKRSSSTGDAGDNDHVPQKRDLIICKAYEADKSTPIDDSQARSEAARRVKIGVYFATWWALNVIFNIYNKKVLNAYPFPWLTSTLSLAAGSLIMLISWALRIAETPKTDLDFWKALFPVAVAHTIGHVAATVSMSKVAVSFTHIIKSGEPAFSVLVSRFLLGETFPVPVYLSLIPIIGGCALAAVTELNFNMVGFMGAMISNLAFVFRNIFSKRGMKGKSVSGMNYYACLSMMSLLILTPFAIAVEGPQVWALGWQKAVSEIGPQLIWWMAAQSVFYHFYNQVSYMSLDEISPLTFSIGNTMKRISVIVSSIIIFHTPVQPVNALGAAIAVLGTFLYSQAKQ; via the exons ATGATGTCTTCATTGAAGCAGCCAGTAGTACATTTCCATGGGTCCGATGCTTTCCGGCCACAGTCTTCTGTACCGTCAAGGCAGTTCTCGGTTCTTCCGCCGCTTCCTGCACTGAATACTCGTCGGAGTAGCTCTGTTGTTTCACTGTCAAAGcccctttttgtttccaaagttGAATCTTTTTCTCCTTTAGGGACCCTGAAAAGATCTTCTTCAACTGGTGACGCTGGCGATAATGATCATGTTCCGCAAAAGCGTGACTTGATTATATGTAAGGCTTATGAGGCTGATAAATCAACCCCAATTGATGACTCGCAAGCGCGATCTGAGGCAGCGAGGAGGGTGAAAATTGGGGTTTACTTTGCTACATGGTGGGCTTTGAATGtgattttcaatatatataacAAGAAGGTTTTGAATGCTTATCCCTTTCCTTGGTTGACCTCAACGCTTTCATTGGCTGCTGGCTCTCTGATCATGCTCATTTCTTGGGCTTTAAGGATTGCTGAAACTCCAAAGACCGATCTCGACTTCTGGAAAGCCCTTTTCCCA GTTGCTGTTGCTCATACGATCGGGCATGTGGCAGCGACTGTGAGTATGTCAAAGGTAGCAGTTTCATTTACTCATATAATCAAGAGTGGTGAACCTGCGTTCAGTGTCCTGGTCTCAAGGTTCCTGTTGGGGGAGACATTTCCGGTGCCAGTTTACTTGTCATTGATCCCAATTATTGGTGGTTGCGCACTGGCTGCTGTTACTGAGCTGAACTTCAACATGGTTG GTTTTATGGGGGCCATGATATCGAACCTCGCTTTTGTTTTCCGGAACATATTTTCCAAGAGGGGCATGAAGGGGAAGTCTGTTAGCGGAATGAACTACTATGCTTGCTTGTCTATGATGTCTCTCTTAATTCTCACACCATTTGCTATTGCTGTGGAGGGACCACAAGTGTGGGCACTTGGATGGCAAAAGGCCGTTTCTGAAATTGGACCCCAGTTGATTTG GTGGATGGCGGCTCAGAGTGTATTCTATCACTTCTATAATCAGGTGTCTTACATGTCACTGGATGAGATCTCTCCTTTGACATTTAGCATTGGAAACACCATGAAACGTATATCTGTTATAGTGTCATCCATCATTATCTTCCATACGCCTGTCCAGCCTGTCAATGCTCTTGGAGCTGCCATCGCCGTCCTTGGAACCTTCTTGTATTCACAG GCAAAGCAATGA
- the LOC113770146 gene encoding tryptophan synthase beta chain 1-like: MAAFSTASVTPETAATPLSLPKPYRPSSAAFLRSLPRKFNRSPKTTSPSVFCTLTKQPMTSTEEEVILQRPDSFGRFGKFGGKYVPETLMYALSELEDAFKSLSADNEFQNELDGILRDYVGRETPLYFAERLTEHYRRPSGEGPHIYLKREDLNHTGAHKINNAIGQALLAKRLGKKRIIAETGAGQHGVATATVCARFGLECVIYMGAQDMERQALNVFRMRLLGAEVRPVHSGTATLKDATSEAIRDWVTNVESTHYILGSVAGPHPYPVMVREFHAVIGKETRKQALEKWGGKPDVLVACVGGGSNAMGLFDDFVDDKDVRLIGVEAAGFGIESGKHAATLTKGEVGVLHGAMSYLLQDEDGQIIEPHSISAGLDYPGVGPEHSFLKDIGRAEYFSVTDEEALEAFKRLSRLEGIIPALETSHAVAYLEKLCPTLPDGAKVVLNCSGRGDKDVQTAIKHLKL, from the exons ATGGCGGCCTTTTCCACCGCTTCCGTCACCCCAGAAACCGCCGCCACTCCTCTATCGCTTCCCAAGCCCTACCGCCCCTCATCCGCCGCTTTTCTACGATCGCTACCCCGCAAATTCAACCGTTCTCCGAAGACCACCTCCCCTTCTGTTTTCTGCACCCTCACCAAGCAACCCATGACGTCTACAGAGGAAGAAGTGATTCTGCAACGCCCCGATTCCTTTGGCCGCTTTGGCAAATTTGGTGGCAAATATGTGcctgaaaccctaatgtatgcCCTTTCTGAGCTCGAGGATGCCTTCAAATCCCTCTCCGCCGATAATGAATTCCAG AACGAGCTGGATGGAATCTTGAGAGATTATGTTGGACGGGAGACCCCTCTTTATTTTGCAGAACGGCTTACTGAGCACTATAGACGCCCCAGTGGTGAAGGGCCACATATTTATCTTAAAAGGGAAGACCTTAATCACACAGGAGCACACAAAATTAACAATGCGATTGGCCAAGCTTTACTTGCTAAACGGTTGGGCAAGAAAAGGATTATTGCTGAAACTGGAGCTGGTCAACATGGTGTGGCCACTGCTACTGTTTGTGCTCGGTTTGGTTTGGAGTGTGTCATTTACATGGGTGCTCAAGATATGGAGAGACAAGCTCTCAATGTCTTCAGGATGCGGCTGCTCGGAGCTGAG GTTAGGCCAGTTCATTCTGGCACTGCCACGCTGAAAGATGCTACTTCAGAAGCTATAAGGGATTGGGTGACTAATGTGGAATCAACTCATTACATCCTGGGTTCCGTTGCAGGGCCACATCCATATCCAGTGATGGTGAGAGAGTTTCATGCAGTGATTGGTAAAGAAACCAGGAAGCAGGCATTGGAGAAATGGGGTGGGAAACCAGATGTGCTTGTTGCATGCGTTGGTGGAGGTTCAAATGCCATGGGCCTCTTTGATGACTTTGTCGATGACAAAGATGTTAGGTTAATTGGTGTGGAGGCTGCTGGTTTTGGAATAGAGAGTGGTAAACATGCTGCCACTTTAACCAAGGGTGAGGTTGGAGTGTTGCATGGAGCCATGAGCTATTTGTTGCAGGATGAAGATGGGCAGATAATTGAGCCTCATTCGATTAGTGCTGG CCTGGATTATCctggagttggacctgaacacAGCTTTTTGAAGGACATAGGACGTGCTGAATATTTCAGCGTTACTGATGAGGAGGCGTTGGAAG CTTTTAAGAGACTATCGCGGTTGGAGGGCATCATCCCTGCACTTGAGACATCTCATGCTGTGGCATATTTAGAGAAATTGTGCCCAACTCTTCCTGATGGAGCTAAGGTTGTACTTAACTGCAGTGGCAGAGGAGATAAGGATGTTCAGACAGCCATTAAACATCTAAAACTCTGA
- the LOC113772578 gene encoding FHA domain-containing protein DDL: MGRGHSESPPKVRGSPRRRSPSRRERSPPRHRSSRSTNSTVTEKTSNRNRSPRRDRSRSPESRSPVREKPSIRKKSPPRRRSISPSSASPIRERPSNRTRSPKRSNSKSPDSRSPSPKTKRLKRAQAEREAEKGSERENQRTHGKRGDRASNRERDSEKEVANERRERRSGRDGVDNVSSRSKRDHTVSPPNYRHRSRHRSRSPHAADKRARDEETNSRGSDHRNGENDSVAKMKATESALESKEKEKPSFELSGKLAAETNRYRGVTLLFTEPPDARKPDIRWRLYVFKGGEPLNEPLYVHRQSCYLFGRERRVADVPTDHPSCSKQHAVLQYRQVEKENPDGTVSKIVKPYIMDLGSTNGTFINDDRIEAQKYYELFEKDTIKFGNSSREYVLLHENSAG; this comes from the exons ATGGGGCGTGGGCATTCAGAATCTCCTCCTAAGGTTCGTGGGTCTCCACGTAGAAGGAGTCCTTCGCGGAGAGAAAGGTCTCCGCCTCGACACAGGAGTTCTCGCTCCACAAACTCAACAGTGACCGAGAAAACTTCAAATCGTAACAGGTCTCCAAGGCGTGACAGGTCAAGGTCGCCAGAGTCTCGTTCACCTGTGAGAGAGAAACCTTCAATTCGTAAAAAGTCCCCACCAAGGAGAAGATCAATATCTCCTTCTTCAGCCTCTCCAATCAGAGAAAGACCCTCAAATCGCACCAGGTCGCCCAAGCGATCAAATTCAAAGTCACCTGATAGTCGTTCACCCTCCCCAAAGACCAAAAGGTTAAAGAGAGCTCAAGCTGAAAGAGAGGCTGAGAAGGGAAGTGAGAGAGAAAATCAGAGAACTCATGGTAAGCGAGGGGATAGAGCTTCTAATAGAGAAAGGGATTCAGAGAAGGAAGTGGCAAatgagagaagagagagacgGTCTGGGAGGGATGGAGTTGATAATGTATCATCTAGATCGAAACGTGATCACACGGTGTCTCCGCCTAATTATCGCCACAGGAGTCGGCACAGATCTAGATCTCCTCATGCTGCTGATAAGAGGGCACGTGATGAG GAAACAAATTCAAGGGGTTCTGATCATCG GAATGGAGAAAATGATTCAGTAGCTAAAATGAAAGCCACTGAATCAGCTttggaatcaaaagaaaag GAAAAACCTTCATTTGAGTTGTCTGGGAAGCTTGCTGCGGAGACTAACCGATATAGAG GTGTAACACTGCTGTTCACTGAGCCACCAGATGCAAGAAAGCCAGATATAAGGTGGCGATTGTATGTTTTCAAGGGTGGTGAACCATTGAATG AACCCCTCTACGTACACCGTCAAAGCTGTTATCTTTTTGGGAGAGAAAGGAGGGTTGCTGACGTCCCTACAGACCACCCATCTTGCAGCAAACAGCACGCTGTTCTTCAATATAG GCAAGTTGAGAAGGAGAACCCTGATGGTACAGTATCGAAGATAGTAAA GCCTTATATAATGGATCTTGGGAGCACCAATGGAACTTTTATCAAT GATGATCGAATTGAAGCTCAGAAATATTATGAACTTTTTGAAAAAGATACGATTAAGTTTGGTAATAGTAG CCGTGAGTATGTCCTGCTGCACGAGAACTCAGCTGGTTGA
- the LOC113771944 gene encoding putative F-box protein At3g29830: protein MDNQDRLSPLPDGVLFIIVSFLPFKEAVRTSVLSRRWRRIPVGTRNLEFDERDFVPEAADSDQGARQNKRRAFLDFVAGWIGNYRDSEGPVKFGLAFSHPEDHRLEMEHFVGFATDRRVKVIDLDFSDPEWDEDFIQRHQAFLELPNIDDQHKRTLESLRLFSCNPPRISQASPNFTALKSVHLGWIGLPSAFIKNLMEKCPALETLSTKNCFHAGYFEVIGPRLKTLVLEKCSGAGPNMRMPNILINAPKLRVFKYSGVLTTFEFERLGSMEEADLDFGLHGEYGEYGDILCALLAEIACVRTLTICSYMLQCNVDSKSLYIGGYLVEYMRPLNFFCLFFFLGPGVVVVKVIPTGEEPLKLQPVLGCVNCLTLKTSLDRREFYGITFFLNSCPNLEVLTIDLTTSIRIFRECDPPFDIEHHAFLYAGRYQPNYTCLRSKLKSVYVEGFKGEPNELLVLRYLLKHGRVLDEVHIHLSKERGPGGGSMEETYFNKIRSLKNCKVASKGLRIFLRRK from the exons ATGGATAACCAAGATAGATTATCCCCTTTGCCCGACGGTGTCCTGTTCATCATCGTCTCTTTTTTGCCGTTCAAGGAAGCGGTAAGAACTTCCGTGCTTTCAAGAAGATGGCGTCGTATTCCCGTGGGAACAAGAAACCTGGAGTTTGACGAGAGGGATTTTGTTCCTGAAGCAGCGGATTCTGATCAGGGAGCCCGGCAAAACAAGAGAAGggcttttcttgattttgtagCTGGATGGATTGGAAACTATCGGGATTCTGAGGGTCCAGTTAAGTTTGGGTTGGCATTCTCTCACCCCGAGGATCATCGTCTAGAGATGGAGCATTTCGTCGGTTTTGCTACTGATCGTAGAGTTAAAGTTATTGATCTTGATTTTTCTGATCCAGAATGGGATGAAGACTTCATTCAACGTCATCAGGCCTTTCTTGAACTGCCCAACATTGATGATCAACACAAACGTACTCTAGAATCTTTGAGGCTGTTTTCTTGCAATCCTCCACGAATTTCGCAGGCATCCCCGAATTTCACTGCTCTGAAGAGTGTTCATTTGGGATGGATTGGGCTGCCTTCTGCTTTTATCAAGAACTTGATGGAAAAGTGTCCTGCACTAGAGACTCTGAGTACGAAGAATTGCTTTCATGCTGGTTACTTCGAGGTTATTGGCCCGAGGTTGAAGACCTTGGTCCTAGAGAAGTGCTCTGGAGCTGGACCTAACATGAGGATGCCAAACATCCTGATTAATGCTCCGAAATTGCGAGTCTTCAAGTATTCTGGAGTGCTGACTACATTTGAGTTTGAAAGGCTGGGATCAATGGAGGAGGCGGACCTTGATTTTGGTCTCCACGGGGAATATGGTGAATATGGGGACATTCTTTGTGCGCTCCTAGCTGAAATTGCTTGTGTCAGGACACTGACCATTTGCAGTTATATGCTTCAG tGCAATGTGGATTCAAAAAGCTTGTACATTGGAGGCTATCTAGTAGAGT ATATGAGGCCACTCAACTTCTTctgcctttttttctttttggggccGGGGGTGGTGGTGGTAAAGGTAATTCCTACTGGGGAGGAGCCACTCAAGTTGCAGCCTGTTCTTGGGTGTGTGAACTGCCTGACGCTGAAGACATCCTTGGACAGAAGGGAATTCTACGGGATCACTTTCTTTCTCAATAGTTGTCCTAATCTTGAGGTCCTCACAATTGACCTTACTACTTCAATCAGAATTTTTCGG GAGTGCGACCCTCCATTTGACATTGAGCATCATGCATTTTTGTATGCTGGACGATATCAACCAAACTACACTTGCTTGAGGAGCAAGTTAAAATCAGTTTATGTGGAAGGGTTTAAAGGGGAGCCAAATGAACTTTTGGTGCTGAGATATCTTCTCAAACATGGTAGGGTTTTGGATGAAGTGCACATTCACCTTTCAAAGGAAAGAGGTCCTGGTGGTGGAAGCATGGAAGAAACTTACTTCAACAAAATTCGTAGCTTAAAGAATTGCAAAGTAGCATCCAAAGGACTCCGAATATTCTTACGTCGTAAATAA
- the LOC113770878 gene encoding septum-promoting GTP-binding protein 1 yields MDSRVHERTGKRMTQVIRKFVHVRIRWSLLDKVSIFREFFRFLWERILACSIGKPVRYRRLSQRSSSPPPSSMEALEPGGNVLGQDQPSTTCSLGFDNDSDSDLVSLKISILGDCQIGKTSFVVKYVGDEQEKRGLQMKGLNLMDKILFVRGARIAFRIWDVGGDRRSLDQVPIACKDAVAILFMFDLTSRCTLSSVIGWYTEARKWNQTAIPILIGAKFDDFVQLPPDIQYTVITQARAYARAMKATLFFSSATHNINVNKIFKFIMAKLFNLPWTVQRNLTVGEPIIDF; encoded by the exons ATGGATTCAAGAGTCCATGAAAGAACTGGCAAGAGGATGACCCAAGTAATCAGAAAATTTGTTCACGTCAGGATAAGGTGGAGTTTACTAGATAAAGTGTCCATTTTCCGGGAGTTCTTTAGGTTCCTTTGGGAGAGAATTCTTGCTTGTTCTATTGGGAAGCCTGTGAGGTACAGAAGGCTTTCTCAGAGGTcctcttctcctcctccttcgTCCATGGAAGCTTTAGAGCCTGGTGGTAACGTGTTGGGGCAGGATCAGCCCTCGACTACTTGTAGTCTGGGCTTTGATAATGATAGTGATTCGGATTTAGTCAGCTTGAAGATCAGCATTTTGGGTGATTGTCAGATTGGAAAAACGAGTTTTGTG GTAAAGTATGTAGGTGATGAACAAGAAAAGAGAGGTTTGCAGATGAAAggattaaatttaatggataaAATCTTATTTGTTCGAGGTGCAAGGATTGCTTTTAGAATATGGGATGTTGGAG gtgatAGAAGGTCCCTTGATCAAGTCCCAATTGCTTGTAAAGATGCTGTTGCAATTTTGTTCATGTTTGACCTCACCAGTCGTTGTACATTAAGCAG TGTAATTGGATGGTATACTGAAGCAAGAAAGTGGAATCAG ACTGCAATTCCTATCCTAATTGGGGCCAAGTTTGATGATTTCGTTCAGCTTCCACCAGATATTCAATATACTGTCATAACTcag GCTAGAGCGTATGCAAGGGCCATGAAGGCAACCCTTTTCTTCTCAAGTGCAACCCACAACATCAATGTCAACAAGATCTTCAAATTTATTATGGCTAAGCTTTTTAACTTGCCATGGACGGTGCAGAGAAACTTGACGGTTGGGGAACCTATTATCGACTTCTAA